DNA from Sorex araneus isolate mSorAra2 chromosome 6, mSorAra2.pri, whole genome shotgun sequence:
TCTGGAgaaacccgtgttctctcttgagcatatatTTATCTTTCTGTTCCCTCACACTactctaaatttctttaaatgaaatctatttttgcttcatttaaaaaatatgttctttttaagCAACTATACATAAAAACATGTGTACACCATGTAAgacaatacaaaaacattaaaacagttttaattatttagcACCAAAATTATAGAGACCAAAAGTATGTGAGACAGCAAACTAATGGAGATGATACATTTGGctagtaaaaataatttctgttctaCAAATAATACTTTCTGAGATTCTTTATGTTGCTTTGCTACTCTGGGAAGAATGTGGCTGGCCTTAGTGTGCCCCAAATACTATCACATAAATACAATTACTCACGTGCAGATTCACTGAGTAATGTTTGTCACGCGCCGCTTCCACCAGCGAAGAAAcatgcaacccggagattcttcttgcagcgatttattcagggaccttctcatgcattagggaagaaggggaacgggaaagagaaggaacgagGGGGTGGAAcgagggggaaccgactagctaggcagcttccccccttatatacctctcgctgcttgtttacgcccaagtgtctgcagttgatagactagttacagctcgtgggcgtgacaagacatcctgtttccttatcaggtgttgtctacaaagcaacaagaaacaggtgtccacgaagcatggtccgtggaggctctccacagctccccctttttgttttagaacagcaagtcttcgtagcgacctcggcccccttggccttacccgtcattgggagccctctcgcttgtaggtccctgtcttaggttggtccaagggtcaggtggggtataatgcaccctttcaaactcctcaactacaggaggtcccctgcagttaagggctctcagctgcataatacttttgctacatccggctagacctgattgttcgaAGCGAGATTATTGCTTcagagttgcaagccaaagctgcggggctGTGCTTCCAGGGCTGCAAATGCCTGTAAACACCACACCTTTGtaagtagttgttcttgctgcattttgtatagacaccaggcaaaaaccaaagcagcgagaagcaataaggatagtactgctcccacccccgcccactctttgataaaatggaggggactttctactctggttttatcaagatgggtaaggaaggggataatctatgcacaggcgtcaGAGCAGGCCAtgtgtagcaatggcccaggaagctgcttcttcagctcatctcgtcacaggaatcaggctgagcaggagcaccagtttccacatcttggtctactgagGGCGCAGTCTTCCatgtcaggcgttcaggaatccacactggttctgccctgtcctgtggaaaaacacaaacagaacccctggacCAGGTTAACACAGGCTAcaggccgtgccattcaccagaaaggatatccttccatttaacatatccttggcacacagggatctttgaagaatgcctgtctgcaggggaggtgcccttatcatcaataatcaaaaaatttagagtaaaaagtgcaatagagattctttctcgagggggccgtcccaggccaactccccctttttgttttatcaagcatgctttaagggtggaatgggcacgctcaacaatgccctgcccttgtgggttatacgggaggccatgtgataaagagactcccatctgggcacaaaatgcggtgaattttgcagaggtgtatgccggaccgttatctgttttcagttgggctgggatgcttcaaggcaatgagagataacatttgtggagcgctctccaggaaggggagtggcgtgaatgataccggagcacgtgtccacggatacatggagatatttgagcctgccaaattccgagaaatgtgtaacatccatttgccaaatgcgtaaaggcacaagaccacgagggtttatgcccatggagggggcaggaagaaaagggacacagtgtggacaatgtaaaacaattgcccgagcttcggctcgagggatttgaaatctatgttgaagggtccgagaagaaacatggaagcagtcatgaaaattttttgctaattgtagaggggactgaataataaaacaagatggtctagtgagtgcatcaacgcaagcattgccttctgctaagggacccggaaggcctactggatgggttttaaagaaggtcattagtggatgtttgggataatgattatcaataatattgggaaaagaaaatcggagaatcacccaatcatcatgtaagttacacaaagaaactagttgagtggaattatagggggttataagagtatctggaagttttccaaagtattgcaagcagtcctgaataccaatcatagccaaacaggCTACAGCTTCAGGGTATAACTCCACAGCTTtcgccggagagaccctaggatgaatccacagaaggggtccctcctgccataggactgcagtaggctgcccatatgttggaagcacacaaagtaaaatgggaaactcagCATGCACACTTGTATTGCTGGCAgcggtaagagcttgctcaattttgcaaagggcttctctaaGCTTCAGGTGTGATAGtccgtggggaagaaagagaaggatcacctTGAAGTATATTTAagtcatagttaggtaatttaaggtatccccttatccaattaatgtctcccaacaaacgttggaaatcattaagtgtgtgtaagtggtcaagccgaagcgtaattttttggggatgtactgctttgggggttatcttagcgcctagatattggacaactgttcccttttgaattttttcaggggcaataattAAGTTGGCACTTTGTAAAAGCGAGGTTAGTTTGAGTAGGGCGTTTTTAAGAGCGTTTTCggattttgctgccagcaggatatcatccatataatgcacacattgtactttcggGAAACACTTTCGCAAGGGAGCTATGATGGAACCTACGTATAGCTGGCAAAGAGTAGGGCTATTTGTCATCCCTTGTGGGAGGACTACCCATTCATATCGCTTATCTGGTTGTTCATGGTTCTTAGAAGGTAAAGTAAACGCAAAGCGGGGAATATCCTGTGGATGCAATGGAATAGAGAAAAAACAATCTTGTATTTCAATGGTAATTACATGCCAATCTTTTGGCAAAGTGGTTAATAAAGGCAGGCCACGTTGTACAGGCCCCATCATGCACATTTGAGCACTAACGGGtcgaagatcatgcaacaaacgCCATTTGCCGGATTTCTTTTTAACTACAAAAATAGGAGTATTCCAGGGGGATAGATACAGAAGAACGTAAGTGTCCAGCAGACAATTGTTGATTAACTAAGGCCTCAGCTGCGTCTAATTTTTCAGAGGATaaaggccactgtggaacccacacTGGTTCCTCTGTTAGccatgttagggggatgatttccacagaggcccctataataaattttggtcagcagaaacagcaatagggcacgaagaagtgcaaagcctaactTCCATCTTAGCTAGAACATctcgtccccaaagggaaaaaggcaaattaagtataaagggctggaagctatcccggtgtccctcgtcatccttccaggtgaggtgacgtGTGCTCacttctggggtactgaggtaccccaggccctgcaactgctgagcagaagcctgCGTGGGCCAGGCAGGAGGCCAACCCTTAGTGGCTATTATGCTGTGGTCTGCTCCAGTGTCGAGGAGTCCCatgatcctttttccttctactattaattgcatcatgggtcTGGTATGCATACCTAAAGCAAGAAAAGCTCCCTCAGTTTGTTCCTGATTTAAAGCTCTTCTACCATTGCAGGTCTGTCCACCCAGGGCGGGATGGAGAATAACTTGggcaacagggtcccctgggctgatGGCAGTAATTCTGCGAGGAGACTCAATCAAGGCTCTAGCACTTTCAAAATGGTTGGGATCAACTATACCAGGATATACACACAAGCCTTTAAAAACTGCTTCAGGGGAGCCTATTAGTAATCCTATAATTTCATTCGGTAAAGGGGCTAGTTTCCCTGCCTCTAAAATCTGTACTCCCATTCATGGAGTGAGGACCATGGGAATGAGGGCTCGTAGGGTCACAGCGGGGGAGGCCTTAGAGGTCCCCCCGTGTCCCTGGGGTGTTGCAGAGATGGTCATCCCTCGGAAACTTGAGCcgccccatatatttgagggccctgGGGACGTGGGCCCCGAGTGAGCCGGTTTTTGAATCCCTTCTCCTGTTGCTTTGTAATATCGGTTGGTTGTGGATATCTTTCACTGACCTACACTCATTTGCCCAATGGATTCCCTTTTTACACTTGGGGCAGAGGCTGGGTTTAGATCCTATAACTTGGTTATTGACAGAACATTGCCTCCTCATGTGCCCTGTCCTTCCACATGTATAGCAGGTTATAGAGAGTCCCTTAGCCTTCTTGGTAATATCCATGACAGCCTCAGCTAAGCCTGCGGCTGTTAGGGGACCCCCTATTTCTcggcatattttcatccaatactccagtcccatactcttatagggggcgatagccttgcgacactcagcagtgcattgttcgaataccaactgctttatgagaggcatCGCAGCATCAGCATCCGGATCTCCAAAGATTTTCCCGGCAGCTTCGACTACACGGGCAACAAATTCGGAAAAcggttccaggggcccttgaactatcttagtaaggttgcctcggacTTCCCCTCTGTTGGGTAGAGCTTTCCACGCTTTGAACCCTATTTGGTTCACCTGCGTATAAACTTCCAGGGGATACCCGGTCTGCTGATTGGCGAATCTGCCAAGTCCTAATAACATGTCCCTATCCCAGGCTGCTcgtgcccctccttgggctagattggttgctgcttgctcatttgcaaattccattaagaaggtgcgccagtccaagtattgtccgggtgtcaacaccgctctagccacctgttgccaatcatttggggtcatacaatatctgaataagccttctatttgggttatagtaaatgcggcgttggctccataagtctttactgattctgccaaggacttaattattttaaaatctaggggctcgtgatatcgctgttgattattatcttcaaaaacaggataagttaactGCAACTCTCGCCTaacctctgcccagagcccgggttttgcgaaGGAAAGCCCGCCTCCCAGtttgttaagataagggggcggatcatcctcagagccctttagcggcaagtatcggtcactatcatgtgtcgcagcttcctcctcaataggggggtcagactccccattagcccgtccctgctgaaattgacgtagcgagggataaagagacggacgggtcatggatggttctcgggGTCTTCCTCTCTTTTGTGGGGCGCATCCCTGTATCagtggggttcccctagaggcctcgctttccacgtcccaaccatcctctagctcagaggctacaatgccatgacggctgcctctgtccgacAGTTCCTCCCTCGTCCCCTCTAACGCTTCCTGTCCCAGTTGTACGTCCTTACTGCAATTCTGATCCTCTAAACTTCTAACTTATTAAAAGCGAAAGGGGGGCGCAGCTCCTTAATGTAGCCATAGAAAGCAAAAGcgaaaagacaaaaggagaggcaaataaaaacccaacctgcaagaaaaacatacacatccatcgCACTCATCCCACTAGCCACAATTTCCGTGGACTTTATTGTCCTGGCTCACCACAGGAACTTTATAGCCACAATTACCATGGACTTCAGCGTCCTGACTCGCCACAGGAACTTCATCGCCctgaatcgcagcaagttctgaatcgaCCGAAGGgtgctggaggtcgggttccccgtatgGGCCACCAGCTGTCACAcaccgcttcgaccagcgaagaaacacgcaacctgGAGAATCTTCTTGCATCGATTTATAcagggaccttctcatgcattagggaagaaggggaacgggaaagagaaggaacgagggggaaccgactagctaggcagcttccccccttatatacctcaactgcttgtttatgcccaagtgtctgcagctgatagactagttacagcccgtgggcgtgacaagacatcctgtttccttatcaggtgttgacTACAAAGCAcagtgcaattaacaagaaacaggtgtccccGAAGCAcggtggaggctctccacaatgtTACAAGATAAAACTTAGATGTGTACTTCTGTAAAgtcaaaatgttatatatataaatgtgaacATTGTATTAGTTCTTCAACTGTATGTAAAACAATCTCCTTATAAATGCCCCATCCATTTTCTTAGCTGGACTCTGAGTCTTCATGGTGATTCCTCCACTTCAGGGTAAATTTAAAACTCTGGACTCCCTGATTAATTTACATATCTGGTTCTTAAAACCACCTCCCTGAATAATGACAGGTAGGATTTCTGAAGCCTTGCATGTCCCAGGGAAACTTCCATGAAGCGTACTCCATGATCAACTGTGCCAAGAAAATGACCCTGCCTCTTTCTAACCTCTGAGAATATCCCGATTGAATTTTAAATTGCCTCTTCTTTTTCCCATTCCCTCTCCCATCAGTTTTTCTCAAAAAGAAGAATGACAGTTATGCAGAGAAAAGCTTGTTTCCAGTAAGAGAGCGAGATGAATCTTTCTATTTATCCTCTTCCATCCATTCTTCTCCCACCGTTTCTTTGAACGTTTATGATTAgcagtttaaaattatttcaagtttcATATATCCAATTTTCAAATGATTTCATTGAAATAGGAATAAACCATTGATAATTCAAAGGAAAATATGGACATACTATGATATTATATTACACATTTTACATCTACCAGAACTTCTCATTATGACAGAGTTTATACACGTTAGTTTAATTATGCAAGtatattttaagttgttttaatGCTTGAttattgttaataaaatatagttaCAGTAGTACTTTTAGTGTACAAAATCGCTGCATCTTCACACGATCTAGAAATCAAAGAATCCCTACAACTATCATTgtatcatttctattatttcatttctttatccttctcccaccctctccccacttAGTAATTTTTGAACCATTGTCAAAATACAAGTGTTTATATTCATTGGCAACTGTCTATTCCCTTATTTCATTACTATACTACATATGGTGAAGCCATCTGACATTTAtacttcttcctctgacttacttcatttaacatagcACCTTATAAATCCATCCACATCGTATCAAAAGGTAaggatgggtggtgggaaatgtatactggtgaagagatgggcttggcaacattatataactgaaacccaaataagaacaaacttgtaactgtatatctcactgtgatccaattaaattttttaaataataaataaatgaaatatgagagataacaaaacaaagagataagtcttcactttactttcagttgagtagtattccattataaatACATATCACATTTTTTTAGCCACTCAAAAATCTTTGGCATTTGAGTGGTCTTTAGATCttagctattttaaatagtgcCGCAATGAATATAGCTTTTTATGggtcttttttatttaatgtcttATGTTGTTAGCATAGTTGCCAAGAAGTGGGAACCAGGAAACAGGGTTTTAAAGctgacttctatttttttcttcatagccACACTTAGTAGTTCaagttcaaggcttactcctgattgtgctcaggaatgGTTCTCAaggggacaatatatggtgccagggacataAAACCAGGATTGGCTAAGTAGAAGGCTAGTAAGTACCTTGCCCTTGtattatttctcctttccttaaagCTGACTttgatatcatgctaagtgaaatgagtcagagagagacagacatagaaagatagcactcatctgtggaatatagaataatagactataagactaacacacaatattagtaaaaataagtaccaggaggctgtctccatggctgggaggctggtctctcattctgggcaactcagagaagggaacaccaagtaaaatgtggttggaggtcatgtgggggaatgatgatgcaggccgaatatagactagagactgaacacaatggccactcaactcctttattgcaaaccacaacacctaatcagagagagagaacaaaagggaataccctgccatagtgtcaGTGTGGGGTAGGGAGAGACaggcctggggagggtgggagggatgttgggtttactggtggtggagaatgggcactggtgaagggatgggttatcgaactttgtatgggggaaacatgagcacaaaatgtataaatctgtaactgtaccctcaccttgactcactaattaaaaataaactattaataaaaaattcttagaaaaataataataataataaatctgaCTTTGAAGATGCTTAGATAATTTAATGGtgacaagaaaacaaatttttaaatgttaagttaaatattttctccttggaACAACAGAGATGGCACTTGAAGCAACTATACTGAGAAGAGGACTGGTTGCAGAGTTCAGGGgtagttaaagtgcttgctttgaaaTCAGCCAGCTgagatttgatcccaagcaccacaaatTGTCCCTCAGCTACCACCTAAAGTGACCCTAGCCAAAAACCAGGAGCACCTCTTGGTGTgaacaaaatccaaaataatactagtactgttatcccattgctcatcagtttgctcgagcaggcaccagtaacttctccactgtgagacttgttgttactgtttttggcatatcaaatacaccctgggcagcttgccaggctctgccatgtgagtggggtactcttggtagcttgccaggctctctgagggggcaggGGAATCAAAACCCTGTCtgccggctgcgtgcagggcaaatgtcctacccaccatgctattgctttagcccactacgactactactactactactactactactaataataataataacaataacaataaagtcTGTCAGTGTAACTGTCAttccgtttttcatcaatttgctcgagcgggcaccagttatgtcaacatgtgagatttgttgttactgtttttggcatatcgaatatgacatgggcagcttgtcaggctctactaTGAAGGCGCCATACTGTGGgtagctgggctctccgagaagggcagaggaatcaaacaagggttggctgcgtgcaaggttaACAACCTACCACATTGCTATCATTCAAGCccactattactactactacaactactactactaataataataaatataaataaagataaataagaagAGTGAGAAGCCAAAAGATAATTAATAAATGGCTGCAGTCCCATATGCATCATTTAGGTGCAGGGCTacaggcactggagcaggaaAAACCGGACCTTGCAAAACGATGAAACCTCGCAAGGGGGAGTAACTGCCCACAAATAGCAAAGCAGCGTGCCAATATCTTGTGTCAGGCCTTAGCCTCACAAATTCCTAAAATGCAGAAACCATCACATATACTTTAAGCAAGTCATTCTACCTGCAACATACAGCCTTGAAGGGAATTAGACCTAGGACCAAGCAGAGAGCAAAATGTGATAAGCCAATAGCGTTAAGTTCTAATATGATTGGACTTCCTGTAAGCCAAGACTCTCTATAAGGATGTGTACATTTGGCTGTAAAGTTGAGCTGTGGTCATTGAATCTGCTCCTAGTGGTTTCTGCCCTCCTTTGTTCGATGAACAGGTTCCTGCCTGCTTCTGTTGTGCAACAAATCCAGCCATTTTGGAGATCACAGTTCCCCATCACAACATaaagagcaaagcaaagaaaaaatttaaaacacaaccGGATAATTCATTCTCTAAAGCCAAAATGGTGGTAacaggcagagaggggaggggcaaAGGGGAACAGATCAATCTTACCATGGTGGGTACAGTGTAATAGAGacttttatttcagtttatacGATCCCtgataaatgataataattttaaaattatactgtaaattgaaaatcattcattcaaatgATAATTAAACAAAATACACATAATGTACCCATATTTTTACTTTCTCCATTCCATGATTCCAacggcaattttttttttaaaactgtatcattgctaaaaagaaacaatacataCAAAAAACatactacttttttctttcttttggttttaacctcttaaggtaaataattttttattatatgaatAAGAAAAGCATTGGAATTAATCTTTCTGGGTTAATGTCTTGACTTTTTTATCCCCCTCCTTAATGCAGCTTTGATATCTTTGTTCCTTAAACTATAGATCAGAGGGTTCAACATGGGGATAATAAGAATGAAGAACACTGACAGTATCTTGTTCTGCTTATCAGAGTGGCTAGAAGTAGGATTCCCATACACAGCCAGGGCTGTGCCATAGAAGATAGTGACAACTgccaggtgggaggcacaggtgtTGAAGGCCTTGAGACTACCTTTGACAGAGGATCTTTTTAGGATGGAAGCTGCAATGTAACCGTAGGATAGCAGGATGATTAGAAAAGACCCAATTCCGACAAATATTGCTACAAGAAAAAGAATCATTTGGATGGTGAATGGACTGGAGCAAGCTAAGGCAACAATCTCAAGAATATCACAAAAGAAATGTTGAATAAAGTTGGGCCCACAGTAGTACAGATTAAACGCAAGAATAGTTTCAACTAAGCCACAGAGGAGACCAGTTCCAAGAGCCCCAGCAACCATCTTCTGACAGAGCCCAGGCGCCATGATGGTTGAGTACTGCAGGGGGTTACCAATGGCCACGtatctgtcataggccatggcggCCAAGATGCAGTACTCAGCCTGACCCATCGAAGATACCACAAAACACTGGGTAGCACAGGCAATGAAGGAAAttgttttttcctctttgaaGAAATCTGAGAGCATCCTGGGACTGATGGGAGTAGTAAAGCAGATATCTATCGATGCAAGACAActgaggaaaaagtacatgggtgtgtgcagCTGGGAGTCCATTCTGATGAGGATAATAAGAGTCAGGTTTGAAATGAGGGTCATGAGATAGGTCCCTAAGAAGATTGGAAAGAGAATAAACTGCAGGTTTCTGTCATCTGAGATTCCCAGGAGAACAAACATGAAACCAGATGTGTGATTGCCCTGCCCTTCCATGGGCACGCTTGGCACCATCTCCTGAGAAAAAGATAAGAgaagaaatgtttcatttttttcttaaagtagaCACATAcagaagtattctttttttttctcagacaaCTAAGTAAATGTATACTGTTTTCTAGAAGTATTatattaatctttcttttttaattacaatttttctGGAAACATTTTGCCTATGTACTTTCATTCTATGCTGGGGGTTGCAAaatcagtaatttattttcatcaaCAACTTAttccatgtatttttatataagaacAAGGGGAAGCGCGACTCCATCCCCACTTACCAAAAACTATGCCCTCGAGTTTCACAACTTGGGGAAATCACAGGAATCAGCACATTCAGTGTATAAGGGATTAGCTTCACCTTGGGAAAAATACCTACGTGGTTATTTTTTCTCCTCTGCCAGGTATCATAGTAATTACATGAGAAGTATTCTTCATGAAGATTGGGGATAAATTCCCTCAAGAGACCATGAATCTGGGAGAGCAATTTTCTATATTATTGgcatgtactgtagcactgtcctcctgttgttcaatCATTTGCTGAAGCacgcaccagtaaggtctccattgtgaaacttgttactgtttttggcatattaaatatgccacagggagcttgctaggctctttcGTGTGAACGGAATACTcttgggtatcttgccaggctctctgagagggatgaaggaattgaacccaggtcggctgtgtgcaagacaaatgccctacccgctgtgctatcgctccagtccatttttattAGCATATAACACTAATAAAATGGATGAATATACACAT
Protein-coding regions in this window:
- the LOC101542286 gene encoding olfactory receptor 1440-like; its protein translation is MEGQGNHTSGFMFVLLGISDDRNLQFILFPIFLGTYLMTLISNLTLIILIRMDSQLHTPMYFFLSCLASIDICFTTPISPRMLSDFFKEEKTISFIACATQCFVVSSMGQAEYCILAAMAYDRYVAIGNPLQYSTIMAPGLCQKMVAGALGTGLLCGLVETILAFNLYYCGPNFIQHFFCDILEIVALACSSPFTIQMILFLVAIFVGIGSFLIILLSYGYIAASILKRSSVKGSLKAFNTCASHLAVVTIFYGTALAVYGNPTSSHSDKQNKILSVFFILIIPMLNPLIYSLRNKDIKAALRRGIKKSRH